One window of the Leptotrichia massiliensis genome contains the following:
- the pdxK gene encoding pyridoxine/pyridoxal/pyridoxamine kinase: protein MSIKKVLTIAGSDTSGGAGIQADLKTFQERGVYGMNALTVIVTMDPKNSWAHKVFPIELNVIKEQIDTVVNGIGVDALKTGMLPTVEIIEYVGSILKNCKNPVVIDPVMVCKVSSGSTENLFPENVVAMKNHLLPYATVVTPNLFEAAQLAGMEKIDTLEEAKEAAKKICDLGAKNVVIKGRKFFAGEKSIDFLYDGKDFEFFESEKIDTEWNHGAGCTFSASITAELAKGSTVSEAVSTTKKLITEALKQSFKLNDYTGPLNHKAFALK, encoded by the coding sequence ATGTCTATAAAAAAAGTATTAACAATTGCAGGATCTGATACAAGCGGAGGAGCTGGTATACAGGCGGATCTGAAAACGTTTCAGGAAAGAGGAGTGTATGGAATGAACGCTCTGACAGTTATTGTTACAATGGATCCTAAAAATAGCTGGGCTCACAAAGTTTTTCCAATTGAATTGAATGTTATAAAAGAGCAAATTGATACAGTTGTAAATGGAATTGGAGTGGATGCATTAAAAACTGGCATGCTTCCTACAGTTGAAATTATTGAATATGTAGGTTCTATTTTAAAAAATTGTAAAAATCCAGTTGTTATAGATCCCGTTATGGTATGCAAAGTGAGCAGCGGCTCTACTGAAAATCTTTTCCCAGAAAATGTAGTTGCCATGAAAAATCATTTATTGCCTTACGCAACTGTTGTTACTCCAAACTTATTTGAAGCCGCACAGTTAGCTGGAATGGAAAAAATTGACACGCTTGAGGAAGCAAAGGAAGCGGCTAAAAAAATATGTGACTTAGGTGCAAAAAATGTTGTTATAAAAGGAAGAAAATTTTTCGCTGGAGAAAAATCAATTGATTTCTTATACGATGGAAAAGATTTTGAATTTTTTGAATCTGAAAAAATTGATACAGAATGGAATCATGGTGCAGGATGTACTTTCTCCGCCTCAATCACAGCAGAACTGGCAAAAGGTTCCACAGTAAGCGAAGCAGTCTCCACTACAAAAAAATTAATCACAGAAGCCTTGAAACAGTCCTTTAAATTAAACGACTATACTGGGCCTTTAAATCATAAGGCATTTGCTTTAAAATAA
- a CDS encoding HEAT repeat domain-containing protein, whose amino-acid sequence MGKNSLEELENLMWKKYKKQISFQQLQKEFLKNDDERIEYIKTELEKAYNEKNGDSVYILISAIYMFELYSEKFVDILCKLTKEEWHGKHEDIVFYLQQMELPSTIDCIYELAISNFEKYSWDDNFALVRKCCFALGDINTPKAKEKLESLLQSDEEMIRKHAMEQLERCDFLNKDD is encoded by the coding sequence ATGGGAAAAAATAGTCTTGAAGAATTGGAAAATTTGATGTGGAAAAAATATAAAAAACAAATAAGTTTTCAACAATTACAAAAGGAATTTTTAAAAAATGATGATGAAAGAATAGAGTATATAAAAACAGAGTTGGAAAAAGCATATAATGAAAAAAATGGAGACAGCGTATATATTTTAATTTCAGCAATTTACATGTTCGAATTATACAGTGAAAAATTTGTTGATATTTTATGCAAATTAACAAAAGAAGAATGGCATGGAAAACATGAAGATATAGTATTTTATCTCCAACAAATGGAGCTACCTTCTACAATAGACTGTATATACGAACTGGCAATTTCAAATTTTGAAAAATATAGTTGGGATGATAATTTTGCATTAGTGAGAAAATGCTGTTTTGCTTTGGGAGATATTAATACGCCTAAGGCGAAAGAAAAGCTGGAATCACTGTTGCAGAGTGATGAAGAAATGATAAGGAAACATGCAATGGAGCAGTTGGAAAGATGTGATTTTTTAAATAAAGATGATTAA
- the sufC gene encoding Fe-S cluster assembly ATPase SufC translates to MSLLELKNVKSEVEGKEILKGLNLTINKGEVHVIMGPNGAGKSTLASILVGHPKHELVDGEIILDGENINEDAVDERAKKGIFLSFQYPEEIPGLTVEDFLRTAKESVTGEKQYLMQFHNELVEKMEKLHINPEYADRHLNVGFSGGEKKKNEILQMAVLEPKLAILDETDSGLDIDATKVVFEGVQKLKTKDTALLIITHYDKVLDYLKPDFVHILMNGKIVKTGGQELVESIEKDGYAKMKEELGL, encoded by the coding sequence ATGAGTTTGTTAGAATTGAAAAACGTAAAATCTGAAGTAGAGGGGAAGGAAATCTTAAAAGGACTGAACTTGACTATAAATAAAGGAGAAGTTCATGTAATTATGGGGCCTAATGGAGCAGGAAAATCTACACTTGCAAGTATTCTTGTGGGACATCCAAAACATGAGCTTGTTGATGGGGAAATTATTTTGGATGGAGAAAATATTAATGAAGATGCTGTTGACGAAAGAGCTAAAAAAGGGATTTTCCTATCATTTCAATATCCAGAAGAAATACCGGGACTTACAGTAGAAGACTTTTTGAGAACAGCAAAAGAATCTGTTACTGGTGAAAAACAGTATTTAATGCAATTTCACAATGAACTAGTAGAAAAAATGGAAAAACTTCACATTAATCCCGAATATGCAGATAGACACTTAAATGTTGGATTTTCTGGTGGAGAAAAGAAAAAAAATGAAATTTTACAAATGGCAGTTTTAGAGCCAAAATTGGCTATTCTGGATGAAACTGATTCTGGACTTGATATTGACGCTACAAAAGTTGTATTTGAAGGTGTTCAAAAATTAAAGACTAAAGATACAGCTTTACTTATAATTACACACTATGATAAAGTGCTGGATTATTTAAAGCCTGATTTTGTTCATATTTTGATGAATGGAAAAATTGTTAAGACAGGTGGGCAAGAATTAGTTGAAAGCATTGAAAAAGATGGTTATGCTAAAATGAAGGAAGAATTAGGATTATAA
- the sufB gene encoding Fe-S cluster assembly protein SufB, which yields MENRKKTYVADIERGVYDIKDEGHYKYKAEKGLTPEIIKKISERKNEPEWMREFRLKALEVYNSKPMTDWGPDLSDLDVNDIVHYLEPDSAPMNENWDDVPSYIRDTFDRLGIPEAEKQSLAGVGAQYDSEVVYHSIHKELKEQGVIYTDIETAMVEYEDMLKEYFMTLITVNDHKFAALHGAVWSGGSFIYVPKGVKVNMPLQSYFRLNAPEAGQFEHTLIIVDEGADLHYIEGCSAPKYQKNALHAGAVELFVRKGARLRYSTIENWSRNMYNLNTKRAIVEDDGVVEWISGSFGSRVSMLYPMSILKGDRSRCEFTGVTFAAAGQYLDTGCKIVHQGKQTSSTVHSKSISKNGGTAFYRGLLKVLPEATGARSTVECESLMLDNESTSDTIPIIDINNDSVDIGHEAKIGRISDEAIFYLMSRGISEDEAKAMIVRGFVEPISKELPLEYAVELNKLIELELEGTIG from the coding sequence ATGGAAAATAGAAAAAAAACATATGTTGCAGATATTGAACGTGGTGTCTATGATATAAAAGACGAAGGACATTATAAATATAAGGCTGAAAAGGGACTTACTCCTGAAATTATCAAAAAAATTTCAGAAAGAAAAAATGAGCCTGAATGGATGAGAGAATTTAGATTAAAGGCATTAGAAGTTTACAATTCAAAACCTATGACTGACTGGGGTCCAGATTTATCAGATCTTGATGTAAATGATATTGTGCATTATTTAGAACCTGATTCGGCACCTATGAATGAAAACTGGGATGATGTACCAAGCTATATAAGAGATACATTTGACAGACTTGGAATTCCTGAGGCTGAAAAGCAGTCACTTGCAGGAGTAGGAGCACAATATGATTCGGAAGTAGTTTATCACAGCATTCATAAAGAATTGAAAGAACAAGGTGTAATTTATACAGATATTGAAACTGCTATGGTAGAATATGAAGATATGCTAAAGGAATATTTTATGACATTAATTACGGTTAATGATCACAAATTTGCGGCATTACATGGAGCAGTATGGTCTGGAGGATCATTTATCTACGTTCCAAAAGGAGTAAAGGTAAATATGCCTTTACAATCATATTTTAGATTGAATGCACCTGAAGCAGGACAATTTGAGCATACGCTTATTATTGTGGACGAAGGAGCTGATTTGCATTATATCGAGGGATGTTCTGCTCCAAAATATCAAAAAAATGCATTGCATGCGGGAGCGGTTGAATTATTTGTAAGAAAAGGGGCAAGATTAAGATATTCAACAATTGAGAATTGGTCAAGAAATATGTACAATCTTAATACAAAAAGAGCAATAGTGGAAGATGATGGAGTAGTTGAGTGGATTTCTGGATCATTTGGATCAAGAGTTTCGATGCTTTACCCAATGAGTATTCTAAAAGGCGATCGTTCAAGATGTGAATTTACAGGAGTTACATTTGCAGCAGCTGGACAATATTTGGATACAGGATGTAAAATTGTTCATCAAGGAAAACAGACAAGTTCGACAGTTCATTCAAAATCAATTTCCAAAAATGGAGGAACAGCATTTTATAGAGGGCTTTTAAAAGTATTGCCAGAAGCAACTGGAGCAAGATCAACAGTAGAATGTGAATCATTAATGCTGGATAATGAATCAACATCAGACACTATACCAATAATTGATATAAATAATGATAGCGTAGATATTGGACATGAAGCAAAAATCGGAAGAATAAGCGACGAAGCAATATTTTATCTTATGTCAAGAGGTATAAGCGAAGATGAAGCAAAGGCGATGATTGTAAGAGGATTTGTTGAGCCAATTTCTAAGGAGCTTCCGCTTGAATATGCTGTAGAGCTTAATAAATTGATAGAGCTGGAGCTGGAAGGAACAATCGGATAA